Genomic DNA from Veillonellaceae bacterium:
GTGATCTTGTTTTTACTGGCAAAAATGCAATAGTCGAAATTGATGGAGTAAAGCTGGAGAGAGAGTCAAACAGCTTTCAAGTTTCAGGAGTATCTTATAATCTTAAGGCAGAAAGCTATAAAGATCCAAACACTGGTGTAAGAACGGCTACCACCATTAATATTAATGCCGACATTGAAAAAACAATTGCAAACGTAAAAGCATTTGTCGATACCTACAATACATACATGTCGGCCTTAAATACCGAACTAAACGAAACCAAATACCGCGACTTTATGCCGCTTACCGATGCTCAGAAGGCCGATATGAAAGAAGCTGATATTAAGGCCTGGGAAGAAAAAGCCAAGAGCGGCATGCTGCGGCGGGATTCGCTGCTTTCGGAGATTGTATCTTCTGCCCGTCTCAATTTTACTAATCCTATTGAGGGATTGACCGGAAAGTACAAAACAGCGTCGTCTATCGGCATAAATACCGGTTCGTATGTTGATGAAGACGGAAAATTGACCAGTGATGCAAGTAACGGCGGGAAGTTATACGTTGATGAGACTAAGCTGAGAAAAGCCCTTGAGGAAGATCCGGAAATTGTAGCAAAAATTTTTGGTAATAGCGGTGATACTGCTGCTAAACAAGGCATAGCCAATCGGTTGTATGATCAGCTAAATAACTCGATGAAAAAAATTAAGGATACTGCCGGTTATCCCAATGCAACTGATACAACCAGTAGTTTAGCGAAACAGCTTGAAGACTATGATGATCGTCTTTATGCTATGAATGATCGCTTAACGCAGATTGAAAACCGCTACTATAAGCAGTTTGATGCTATGGAAGCGGCCCTTAATAGAATGAATCAGCAGAGTATGTGGCTCTTGCAGCAGTTTAGCAGTTAAAAAGTTTAGTTTTTAGGGAGGAATATATAGATGAATGCGAACACTACAGCGAATGCTTATAAGAATCAACAGATAATGACTGCTTCTCCGGAAAACTTAACTTTAATGTTATATAACGGGGCGATTCGTTTTGTTAATGAAAGTATAAAGGCGCTTGAGCTGGGCGATAAGGAAAAGTCTCATAGCGCTAATTTGCGGGCCCAGGATATTGTCCGTGAGTTTATGTGTACGCTCGATATGAAGATTGAAATGTCTAAAACTTGGCTGGCTCTTTACGACTA
This window encodes:
- the fliD gene encoding flagellar filament capping protein FliD, which codes for MVMRTYGLSGSGIDVDQMVKDLMKARRASYDKVWQQKTQLEWKKKDYNTIYTLTQDLRNNTIFDFRKSASLQPKQVTSTNDAVVSATANADAANVSHSIIVEQLADGVKLSSTGSITTGTSKDTLVNQFGYNAADNTELNFVVNGKNVNITITDQTTIYDVVSGLNNAGADIKANYDATLDRFYIYSNKTGESAKVDFTGSNSDALEFITDKLKINPNSDGDLVFTGKNAIVEIDGVKLERESNSFQVSGVSYNLKAESYKDPNTGVRTATTININADIEKTIANVKAFVDTYNTYMSALNTELNETKYRDFMPLTDAQKADMKEADIKAWEEKAKSGMLRRDSLLSEIVSSARLNFTNPIEGLTGKYKTASSIGINTGSYVDEDGKLTSDASNGGKLYVDETKLRKALEEDPEIVAKIFGNSGDTAAKQGIANRLYDQLNNSMKKIKDTAGYPNATDTTSSLAKQLEDYDDRLYAMNDRLTQIENRYYKQFDAMEAALNRMNQQSMWLLQQFSS
- the fliS gene encoding flagellar export chaperone FliS, which gives rise to MNANTTANAYKNQQIMTASPENLTLMLYNGAIRFVNESIKALELGDKEKSHSANLRAQDIVREFMCTLDMKIEMSKTWLALYDYIEHCLIQGNIKKDIQQLSEAKNMLTEMRDTWVEAMKLVRSNRAVAR